In Rattus norvegicus strain BN/NHsdMcwi chromosome 1, GRCr8, whole genome shotgun sequence, a genomic segment contains:
- the Kcnc1 gene encoding potassium voltage-gated channel subfamily C member 1, with product MGQGDESERIVINVGGTRHQTYRSTLRTLPGTRLAWLAEPDAHSHFDYDPRADEFFFDRHPGVFAHILNYYRTGKLHCPADVCGPLYEEELAFWGIDETDVEPCCWMTYRQHRDAEEALDSFGGAPLDNSADDADADGPGDSGDGEDELEMTKRLALSDSPDGRPGGFWRRWQPRIWALFEDPYSSRYARYVAFASLFFILVSITTFCLETHERFNPIVNKTEIENVRNGTQVRYYREAETEAFLTYIEGVCVVWFTFEFLMRVVFCPNKVEFIKNSLNIIDFVAILPFYLEVGLSGLSSKAAKDVLGFLRVVRFVRILRIFKLTRHFVGLRVLGHTLRASTNEFLLLIIFLALGVLIFATMIYYAERIGAQPNDPSASEHTHFKNIPIGFWWAVVTMTTLGYGDMYPQTWSGMLVGALCALAGVLTIAMPVPVIVNNFGMYYSLAMAKQKLPKKKKKHIPRPPQLGSPNYCKSVVNSPHHSTQSDTCPLAQEEILEINRADSKLNGEVAKAALANEDCPHIDQALTPDEGLPFTRSGTRERYGPCFLLSTGEYACPPGGGMRKDLCKESPVIAKYMPTEAVRVT from the exons ATGGGCCAAGGGGACGAGAGCGAGCGCATCGTGATCAACGTGGGCGGCACGCGCCACCAGACGTACCGCTCGACGCTGCGCACGCTGCCCGGCACGCGGCTTGCCTGGCTGGCGGAGCCGGACGCCCACAGCCACTTCGACTATGACCCGCGCGCTGACGAGTTCTTCTTCGACCGCCACCCGGGCGTCTTCGCTCACATCCTGAACTATTACCGCACCGGCAAGCTACACTGCCCGGCCGACGTGTGCGGGCCGCTCTACGAGGAGGAGCTGGCCTTCTGGGGCATCGACGAGACGGACGTGGAGCCCTGCTGCTGGATGACGTATCGCCAGCACCGCGACGCTGAGGAGGCGCTGGACAGCTTTGGTGGCGCGCCCTTGGACAACAGCGCCGACGACGCGGACGCCGACGGCCCCGGCGACTCGGGCGACGGCGAGGACGAGCTGGAGATGACCAAGAGATTGGCGCTCAGTGACTCCCCAGATGGCCGGCCTGGCGGCTTCTGGCGCCGCTGGCAGCCACGCATCTGGGCACTGTTCGAGGACCCCTACTCATCCCGCTATGCGCGG TACGTGGCCTTTGCCTCCCTCTTCTTCATCCTGGTCTCCATCACAACCTTCTGTCTGGAGACCCACGAGCGCTTCAACCCCATCGTGAACAAGACAGAAATTGAGAACGTTCGAAATGGCACACAAGTGCGGTACTACCGGGAAGCGGAGACGGAGGCCTTCCTCACCTACATCGAGGGTGTCTGCGTGGTCTGGTTCACCTTCGAGTTCCTCATGCGTGTTGTCTTCTGTCCCAACAAGGTGGAGTTCATCAAGAACTCCCTCAATATCATTGACTTCGTGGCCATCCTCCCCTTCTACCTGGAGGTGGGCCTAAGTGGCCTGTCCTCCAAAGCTGCCAAGGACGTGCTAGGCTTCCTGCGCGTCGTGCGCTTCGTGCGCATCCTCCGTATCTTCAAGCTGACCCGCCATTTTGTGGGCCTGCGGGTCCTGGGCCACACGCTCCGTGCCAGCACCAACGAGTTCCTGCTGCTTATCATCTTCCTGGCCCTGGGTGTGCTCATCTTTGCCACCATGATCTACTATGCTGAGAGGATAGGGGCACAGCCCAATGACCCCAGCGCCAGcgaacacacacactttaaaaatatccCCATCGGCTTCTGGTGGGCTGTGGTCACCATGACGACACTGGGCTATGGAGACATGTATCCTCAGACGTGGTCTGGGATGTTGGTGGGAGCACTGTGCGCCCTGGCTGGTGTGCTGACCATTGCCATGCCGGTGCCCGTCATCGTGAACAATTTTGGGATGTACTACTCTTTAGCCATGGCTAAGCAGAAActaccaaagaaaaaaaagaagcatattCCGCGGCCACCACAGCTGGGATCTCCCAATTATTGTAAATCTGTCGTAAACTCTCCACACCACAGTACTCAGAGTGACACATGTCCGCTGGCCCAGGAAGAAATTTTAGAAATTAACAGAGCAG ATTCCAAACTGAATGGGGAGGTGGCGAAGGCCGCGCTGGCGAACGAAGACTGCCCCCACATAGACCAGGCCCTCACTCCCGATGAGGGCCTGCCCTTTACCCGCTCGGGCACCCGCGAGAGATACGGACCCTGCTTCCTCTTATCAACCGGGGAGTACGCGTGCCCGCCTGGTGGAGGAATGAGAAAGG ATCTTTGCAAAGAAAGCCCTGTCATTGCTAAGTATATGCCGACAGAGGCTGTGAGAGTGACTTGA